One region of Hymenobacter sediminicola genomic DNA includes:
- a CDS encoding LysM peptidoglycan-binding domain-containing protein, producing the protein MKKLVLALLCWLPLLAAAQSVPVPSALDFAGMHLRLTEGGRRMVQQKVDALRSHPASFQARVNLADAYFPIIERVFQEEALPLDFRFLAIQESGLQGDAQSIHDAVGYWQFKRESAADFGVVMNDVVDERKHIVASTHAAAKYLKRNNNALHNWVNALLSYNLGSGGVKPYTLPTDFDATEMEISEKTHAYILTMLAHKLAYEPAVGHNPKPPMLLQEFPAPAGQPLSILAQTLQTDPAELLKHNRWLLAPTVPTDKIYTVLVPVTDPLQLTAMAAQQKNATAGQLLNAPQPDPQNAEYVRVNGLRAIVALPGETKESLAKRAGLKVRKFMQFNDLFAFDNIVVGQPYFVQKKRDKSEVEYHVAQAGESVATVSQKYGIRAKAIWSKNRMPRNEELRPGRILWLKHTRPKEVAIEYADSKNEAALAAFERPSSKPVAAAPAPTAAPAPTPEPVTKLAPKKRRIDETEPYMGKTASAVRVLEDAVETPDEPAPTGVVTQPDSATDATTENLNDLAPAPVSAPVAAPTPAPRETVATQPAPLPARKALPASTPIGDEPAAGTANEPTEDTPLPRPISKPAAPTAKPAPVSKPTPAAATGAGVAVSVPKPLPPTPVASSGTVEAIPANGLHTVQAKETLYSVARRYGLRPADLITWNNLPQNPSLRLGQVLRVTADDTATPVPAATVAPATTRTGVYQPKTVAVPAAQPAAKQATPANPTTAAASPAAVPTVRHTVAAGESMYAISRKYGVTIKQIMEWNNKPDFNVKPGEVLLVQPAK; encoded by the coding sequence ATGAAAAAACTAGTACTCGCGCTGCTTTGCTGGCTGCCGTTGTTGGCCGCTGCGCAGAGCGTACCGGTGCCATCCGCCCTCGATTTTGCTGGCATGCACCTGCGCCTTACCGAAGGCGGACGCCGCATGGTGCAGCAGAAAGTAGACGCACTGCGCAGCCACCCGGCTTCGTTTCAGGCCCGCGTAAACCTAGCCGATGCCTATTTCCCTATCATCGAGCGGGTATTTCAGGAAGAAGCGCTGCCGCTCGACTTCCGGTTTCTGGCCATTCAGGAAAGCGGCTTGCAGGGCGATGCGCAAAGCATACATGACGCCGTAGGCTACTGGCAGTTCAAGCGCGAATCGGCCGCCGATTTTGGGGTGGTGATGAACGATGTCGTGGATGAGCGCAAGCACATTGTGGCGTCTACTCACGCCGCGGCCAAGTACCTTAAGCGCAACAACAATGCCCTGCACAACTGGGTAAATGCGCTGCTCAGCTATAATCTGGGCTCCGGGGGCGTGAAGCCTTACACGCTCCCGACCGACTTCGACGCCACGGAAATGGAAATTTCCGAGAAAACCCACGCCTACATTCTCACGATGCTGGCCCACAAGCTGGCGTATGAGCCCGCCGTGGGCCACAACCCCAAGCCCCCAATGTTGCTGCAGGAGTTTCCGGCCCCGGCCGGGCAGCCGCTCAGCATCTTAGCCCAAACCCTGCAAACCGACCCAGCCGAGCTACTCAAACACAACCGCTGGCTGCTGGCGCCCACTGTGCCCACCGACAAAATCTATACGGTACTAGTGCCCGTTACGGACCCGCTGCAGCTGACGGCTATGGCGGCACAGCAAAAAAACGCCACCGCCGGCCAGCTCCTCAACGCCCCCCAGCCCGACCCGCAGAACGCGGAGTACGTGCGGGTGAACGGCCTGCGGGCCATCGTGGCGCTGCCCGGCGAGACAAAGGAAAGTCTGGCGAAGCGGGCCGGACTTAAGGTGCGCAAGTTTATGCAGTTCAATGACCTGTTCGCCTTCGATAACATTGTGGTGGGCCAGCCCTACTTCGTGCAGAAGAAGCGGGACAAGAGCGAAGTGGAATACCACGTAGCGCAGGCCGGCGAAAGTGTGGCTACTGTATCGCAGAAGTACGGTATCCGGGCGAAGGCCATCTGGAGCAAAAACCGCATGCCTCGCAACGAGGAACTGCGTCCCGGCCGCATTCTGTGGCTGAAGCACACTCGCCCTAAAGAAGTTGCTATTGAGTATGCCGACAGCAAAAATGAGGCCGCCTTGGCTGCTTTCGAGCGGCCGAGCAGTAAGCCGGTAGCGGCTGCACCCGCCCCTACGGCGGCTCCTGCGCCAACTCCTGAGCCTGTAACCAAGCTTGCTCCAAAAAAGCGTCGCATTGATGAGACGGAGCCCTACATGGGCAAAACTGCCAGCGCCGTGCGCGTTTTGGAAGATGCTGTAGAGACGCCCGACGAGCCGGCTCCCACTGGTGTAGTCACGCAGCCTGACAGTGCCACCGATGCGACAACCGAAAACCTCAACGACCTGGCTCCTGCGCCGGTTTCAGCGCCCGTGGCAGCTCCTACACCCGCACCCCGCGAAACTGTAGCAACCCAACCTGCGCCGTTGCCGGCTCGCAAAGCGCTGCCCGCCTCCACCCCTATCGGCGACGAGCCAGCGGCGGGTACGGCCAACGAGCCTACTGAGGACACTCCCCTGCCGCGGCCGATCAGCAAGCCTGCTGCCCCTACCGCCAAGCCGGCCCCAGTTTCCAAGCCTACGCCTGCGGCGGCAACTGGTGCGGGAGTAGCCGTCAGCGTACCGAAGCCGCTGCCCCCCACCCCAGTGGCCAGTTCTGGCACCGTGGAAGCTATTCCGGCTAATGGCTTGCACACAGTGCAAGCCAAAGAAACGCTCTACTCTGTGGCCCGCCGCTATGGCCTGCGTCCCGCCGACCTCATAACCTGGAATAACCTGCCCCAGAACCCCTCGCTACGGCTGGGCCAAGTGCTGCGCGTAACAGCTGACGACACCGCAACACCCGTTCCGGCGGCCACGGTAGCGCCCGCCACAACCCGGACGGGCGTGTATCAGCCTAAAACGGTAGCTGTTCCTGCCGCGCAGCCGGCCGCTAAACAAGCTACTCCCGCCAATCCTACAACTGCTGCGGCCAGCCCAGCCGCCGTGCCGACCGTGCGCCACACGGTAGCGGCTGGCGAGTCGATGTATGCCATTTCGCGCAAGTACGGCGTCACTATCAAGCAGATTATGGAGTGGAACAACAAGCCGGATTTCAATGTGAAGCCCGGCGAAGTGCTGCTGGTGCAACCTGCCAAGTAG
- a CDS encoding M16 family metallopeptidase has translation MSEYDLYELPNGIRVLHKQVLHTKIAHCGFLLDIGSRDEKPGQQGLAHFWEHMAFKGTEKRKSFHILNRLETVGGELNAYTTKEKICFYASLLSTHFERAFELLTDLTFNSIFPEKEIEKERGVILEEMSMYQDAPEDAIIDDFDDVIFTNHALGHNILGTRESVSNFQQADFRQFLQENVRTDRLVFSSVSNLPFKEVKRLADKFLAPLPAKLGARPRTSFGGYKRVEQLERKPITQAHCLIGGPAYAIEDPRRIPFFMLSNLLGGPGMNSRLNLAVREKYGLVYTIDATYSPYTDTGLFGIYFGTEKKQVSRTISLVQKELKKLREQALGTTQLHTVKEQLMGQMAMSEESNSGMMQLLAKSTLDIGRVETINEIFERVRAVTSSELLELANDILREDNLSVLQYVPE, from the coding sequence ATGTCTGAATACGACCTGTACGAGCTGCCCAACGGCATCCGGGTTCTGCATAAACAAGTTCTGCACACCAAAATCGCGCATTGCGGCTTCCTACTGGATATTGGTTCGCGCGATGAAAAGCCCGGACAGCAGGGCCTCGCGCACTTCTGGGAGCATATGGCTTTCAAAGGCACCGAGAAGCGCAAAAGCTTCCATATCCTCAACCGCCTCGAAACGGTAGGTGGTGAGCTGAATGCCTACACAACCAAGGAGAAAATCTGCTTCTACGCCTCGCTGCTCAGCACGCACTTCGAGCGCGCCTTCGAATTATTGACTGACCTCACGTTCAACTCAATATTCCCGGAAAAGGAAATAGAGAAGGAGCGCGGCGTGATTCTGGAGGAAATGAGCATGTACCAGGATGCGCCGGAAGATGCCATCATCGACGACTTCGACGACGTCATCTTCACCAATCATGCGCTGGGCCACAACATTCTGGGCACGCGGGAAAGTGTCAGCAACTTCCAGCAAGCCGATTTCCGGCAGTTTCTGCAGGAAAACGTGCGCACCGACCGGCTCGTGTTCAGCTCGGTCAGCAACCTGCCTTTCAAGGAAGTGAAGCGGCTGGCCGACAAGTTTCTGGCACCGCTGCCGGCCAAGCTAGGTGCACGCCCCCGTACCTCGTTTGGAGGCTATAAACGCGTGGAGCAGTTGGAACGCAAGCCTATCACGCAGGCCCACTGCCTTATCGGGGGCCCAGCCTATGCCATCGAGGACCCACGCCGGATTCCGTTTTTCATGCTCAGCAACCTGCTCGGTGGCCCTGGCATGAACTCGCGCCTAAATCTGGCCGTGCGCGAAAAGTATGGCCTCGTCTACACCATAGACGCTACTTACTCGCCCTATACCGATACAGGGCTATTCGGCATCTACTTCGGCACCGAGAAGAAACAGGTGAGCCGCACTATTTCGCTGGTGCAGAAGGAACTGAAGAAGCTGCGCGAGCAGGCCCTAGGCACTACCCAACTGCATACCGTGAAGGAGCAGCTGATGGGTCAGATGGCTATGTCGGAGGAAAGCAACAGCGGTATGATGCAGCTGTTGGCCAAAAGCACCCTAGACATTGGCCGCGTGGAAACCATCAACGAAATCTTCGAACGGGTGCGCGCTGTCACGTCCTCGGAGTTGCTGGAACTCGCCAACGATATCCTGCGCGAAGACAACCTAAGCGTGCTGCAGTACGTGCCGGAGTAA
- a CDS encoding YDG/SRA domain-containing protein: MAQLPNPIRLGEVPQVLPGYEFLNRSEVKAAGLHRDLYKGISSLKGFPAEAIVLSGGYEDDVDLGCSILYTGEGGNQDGRQVADQQLTGGNLALSLSFAQQTPVRVIRKVQEGRLSFYQYAGLYYVTQFSQEMGMSGHRIWRFRLEQMPQTATVVPPQAQEPEAEYAAARRRPALVQQIVRDTAVMRAVKQLYDFRCQVCGTRLPVPGGAYSEAAHIRPLGGAHHGPDKITNLLCLCPNHHVTFDRGAWAIQEDFCLLGQTGQLTVAPSHHPHPEHLLYHRRRIYQPQPPASLFA; this comes from the coding sequence ATGGCGCAGCTCCCCAATCCAATTAGACTTGGTGAAGTGCCGCAGGTTTTGCCGGGGTATGAGTTCCTGAACCGGTCTGAGGTGAAAGCCGCTGGCCTACACCGCGACTTATACAAGGGCATTTCCAGTTTGAAGGGCTTCCCTGCCGAAGCCATTGTGCTTTCAGGTGGCTACGAGGATGATGTAGACCTGGGCTGTTCTATTCTATACACGGGAGAAGGTGGTAATCAGGATGGCCGCCAAGTAGCCGATCAGCAGTTGACGGGCGGGAACTTGGCTCTGAGTCTAAGTTTTGCGCAACAGACGCCAGTGCGTGTCATTCGCAAGGTGCAGGAAGGCCGCTTGTCGTTTTACCAGTACGCCGGGTTGTATTACGTCACGCAGTTCAGTCAAGAAATGGGCATGTCAGGGCACCGGATCTGGCGGTTTCGACTGGAGCAGATGCCGCAGACAGCAACTGTAGTGCCGCCACAGGCTCAGGAACCAGAGGCAGAATATGCCGCAGCCCGGCGGCGCCCGGCCCTAGTACAGCAGATTGTGCGTGATACAGCCGTGATGCGCGCCGTAAAGCAGCTATATGATTTCCGGTGCCAGGTATGTGGCACGCGGCTTCCCGTGCCAGGCGGCGCATATTCCGAGGCCGCTCATATCCGGCCGCTGGGCGGGGCACATCACGGTCCGGACAAAATCACCAACTTACTTTGCCTGTGCCCCAATCACCACGTGACCTTCGACCGGGGCGCCTGGGCAATCCAGGAAGATTTTTGCCTGCTGGGCCAGACCGGACAGCTCACCGTAGCGCCTAGCCATCATCCTCACCCGGAGCACTTACTCTATCATCGGCGGCGCATCTACCAGCCCCAGCCGCCGGCTTCGCTTTTTGCCTGA
- a CDS encoding aminopeptidase P N-terminal domain-containing protein produces the protein MRYGRIAPELFTENRRRFRAQLPPASLAIFHSNDVMPTNADGTMTFRQNNDLFYLAGVDQEESILVIFPDAVLPQHREILFLKETSEHILVWEGYKLTKEQAREQSGVPTIMWLESFKSVLPALMNEAENVFLNSNEHIRATVEVETRDARFIKWIREAYPLHLYRRVAPIMHHLRAIKSAEEIRLMQKAADITGDAFRRLLGFVKPGVMEYEIEAEIFHEFLRQGSRGPAYGSIIASGANACILHYVSNDRECKDGDVMLLDFGAEYANYAADLSRSIPVNGKFTKRQRDVYEAVLRVMKYATSQLVAGNSIEEYHAGVGRFMEQELIKLDLLNEQDVKNQDPAAPLYKKYFMHGTSHYLGLDVHDVGAKYRVFEPGMVYTCEPGIYIREEGLGIRLENDILITKTGNDDLMKNIPLEADDIERLMRAAR, from the coding sequence ATGCGCTACGGCCGTATTGCCCCCGAGCTTTTCACTGAAAACCGCCGCCGCTTCCGCGCGCAACTGCCGCCTGCCTCGCTGGCTATTTTCCACTCCAACGACGTGATGCCGACCAACGCCGACGGTACCATGACGTTCCGGCAAAACAACGATCTGTTCTACCTCGCCGGCGTCGATCAGGAAGAAAGCATCCTCGTCATCTTCCCCGATGCCGTGTTGCCCCAGCACCGCGAAATTCTGTTCCTGAAGGAAACCTCCGAACATATTCTGGTTTGGGAAGGCTACAAGCTCACTAAAGAGCAAGCCCGCGAGCAGTCTGGTGTGCCCACCATTATGTGGCTGGAGTCGTTCAAATCGGTGCTGCCAGCCCTTATGAACGAGGCCGAAAACGTGTTTCTCAACTCCAATGAGCACATCCGGGCCACAGTAGAAGTCGAAACCCGCGACGCCCGCTTCATCAAATGGATTCGGGAGGCCTACCCGCTGCACTTATACCGCCGCGTGGCTCCCATCATGCATCATCTGCGTGCCATCAAGAGTGCCGAAGAAATCCGCCTGATGCAGAAAGCCGCCGACATCACCGGCGACGCTTTCCGCCGCCTGCTAGGCTTCGTGAAGCCCGGCGTGATGGAGTATGAGATTGAGGCCGAAATCTTCCACGAATTTCTGCGCCAAGGCTCCCGCGGGCCAGCCTACGGCAGCATCATTGCTTCCGGGGCTAACGCCTGCATTCTGCACTACGTGTCGAACGACCGGGAATGCAAGGACGGCGACGTGATGCTGCTCGATTTCGGGGCCGAATACGCTAACTACGCCGCTGACCTGTCGCGCAGTATTCCGGTAAACGGCAAATTCACGAAGCGCCAGCGCGACGTGTACGAGGCCGTGCTGCGGGTGATGAAGTATGCCACGTCGCAGCTTGTGGCCGGCAACAGCATTGAAGAATACCACGCCGGAGTGGGCCGCTTCATGGAGCAAGAGCTGATTAAGCTAGACTTGCTCAACGAGCAGGACGTGAAGAACCAGGACCCCGCCGCACCGCTCTACAAAAAATACTTCATGCATGGCACTTCGCACTATCTCGGCCTCGATGTGCACGATGTAGGCGCCAAGTACCGCGTGTTCGAGCCGGGCATGGTGTACACCTGCGAGCCGGGTATTTATATCCGCGAAGAAGGCCTTGGTATCCGCCTCGAAAACGATATTCTCATCACTAAAACCGGCAACGACGACCTAATGAAGAATATCCCGCTCGAAGCCGACGACATTGAGCGCCTGATGCGCGCCGCCCGATAA
- a CDS encoding O-methyltransferase → MDSEEFFRYADQHTTPEPPLLARLNRETHVQTLMPRMLSGHAQGRLLSMLSHMVRPRRVLELGTFTGYAALCLAEGLADDGELHTIEFNPELESRIRRYVAEAGLTGQLHLHIGAAAEIVPRLRETWDLVFIDADKINNDTYYELVLPQVRTGGFLLIDNVLWGGKVVESYPIKSSDKDTYAVRAFNDKVHADPRVENVFLPLRDGLLLVRKL, encoded by the coding sequence ATGGATTCTGAAGAATTTTTCCGCTACGCTGACCAACACACTACTCCCGAGCCGCCGCTGCTAGCGCGACTCAACCGCGAAACCCACGTGCAGACGCTGATGCCGCGCATGCTGAGCGGGCACGCGCAGGGCCGGCTCCTGAGTATGCTCAGCCACATGGTGCGGCCCCGGCGGGTGCTGGAGTTGGGCACGTTCACGGGCTATGCGGCGCTGTGCCTGGCCGAAGGCTTGGCCGATGACGGCGAGTTGCACACCATCGAGTTCAATCCGGAGCTGGAAAGCCGTATCCGGCGCTATGTGGCCGAGGCGGGGCTTACAGGCCAGCTGCACCTGCACATTGGGGCGGCGGCCGAAATTGTGCCCAGGCTTCGCGAAACCTGGGATTTGGTGTTCATCGACGCCGACAAAATCAACAACGACACCTACTACGAGCTGGTACTGCCGCAGGTGCGTACAGGAGGGTTCTTGCTCATCGACAATGTACTTTGGGGTGGTAAGGTGGTAGAGTCCTACCCCATAAAATCCTCCGACAAAGACACGTACGCCGTTCGGGCCTTCAACGACAAAGTGCACGCCGATCCGCGCGTGGAAAACGTGTTTCTGCCTCTGCGCGACGGACTGTTGCTGGTGCGCAAGCTCTAA
- a CDS encoding TonB-dependent receptor produces MPRRFLVLFLLLFCTVLAAHAQTSSVTGRIVDGADQSPLIGANVLVRSLSADSVKNGAAADGEGNFAVTGLPAGRYELTVSFLGYQTLQRQLTLAGQPLALGTLTLSAGGVALKGVEVVGKAAAAVQKGDTAQFNAGSFKTNPDANAQDLITKMPGVNVDPTTGKVQAQGEQVQRVLVDGKEFFGNDPDAVLKNIPAEVIDKIQVYDRASDQSQFTGFDDGNQQKTINIITKPQFRNGKFGRVLAGYGPQDDRYRLSGNINQFKGKQRLSVVAQSNNVNEQNFGTEDLLGVVGSSGGSGGGGRGGRGGGGNPGGGNQGGGGGNNAGNFLVNQQGGISKTHALGLNYSDTWGTKTDVQGSYFFNLSDNTARTSLLRRYVAPQGSTDDLRYNENSLNTSRNINNRFTMRLEHKFDSANSLIWRPALSVQRNTGNSGLDGRTFLASGDAANETQGSNTSDYRSALTGITASNQLQFRHRFAKRGRTVSVGLNTTYNDKEGDNNLLSSTSAVGGRTTLLNQFSELTQQGWAWTGNLNYTEPLGQFSQLQGEYRISYTPNQSDKRTYDFAPGEQAYSLLNDTLSSVFESRYLTNAGELTYRYQNKEFQWTVGAAVQNAQLRSDQEFPRATLTERSFLNFLPNATVRYNFSKQQNLRLNYRTNTSAPSISQLQEVVNNANPLQLTTGNPDLRQEYRHNLFLRYSSAVPEKSTSFFALIGGSYTNNYITNSTIYAGTEPLTVGGVTIPVGGQLTRPVNLDQQYTLRSFLNYSMPLGFIKSNLNLNANANFAQTPGLVFEELNYSRTPSFGLGVGLSSNISPELDFTLSSNSNQNYVRNTLPGQVDRQYFRQNTSLRFSWIIVKGVTLQSDVNHQLYTGLSAGYNQNFVLWNASLGKKIFAKQQGEIKIYAFDLLGQNNSIQVNNTAAYTEDVQSNILQRYLMLMFTYNIRSYAGNGSSNDALPSEAPAERRNRGGFGQPGSPPPGGGGGIGPPGGGM; encoded by the coding sequence ATGCCAAGACGTTTCTTAGTGCTTTTCCTGCTGCTGTTCTGCACCGTTCTGGCAGCGCACGCCCAAACCAGTTCCGTAACCGGGCGCATTGTAGACGGCGCCGACCAAAGCCCCCTGATTGGCGCCAACGTGCTGGTCCGCAGCCTTTCCGCCGACTCCGTTAAGAACGGCGCGGCCGCTGATGGCGAAGGTAATTTTGCGGTGACGGGCCTGCCAGCCGGCCGCTACGAGCTGACGGTTTCGTTTCTGGGCTACCAGACGCTGCAGCGGCAGCTCACGCTGGCCGGGCAACCACTGGCCTTGGGTACGCTCACGCTCAGCGCGGGCGGTGTAGCCCTCAAAGGGGTGGAGGTAGTTGGCAAAGCCGCCGCCGCCGTGCAAAAAGGCGACACCGCACAGTTCAACGCGGGTTCTTTCAAAACCAACCCCGATGCCAACGCTCAGGACCTCATCACGAAGATGCCTGGCGTGAACGTGGACCCGACTACCGGCAAGGTGCAAGCCCAGGGCGAGCAGGTGCAGCGCGTGCTGGTAGACGGCAAGGAGTTTTTCGGCAACGACCCCGACGCCGTGCTCAAGAACATTCCGGCCGAAGTCATCGACAAGATTCAGGTGTACGACCGGGCCTCCGACCAGAGTCAGTTTACGGGCTTCGACGACGGTAACCAGCAGAAAACCATCAACATCATTACGAAGCCGCAGTTCCGCAACGGCAAATTCGGACGGGTGCTGGCCGGCTATGGCCCCCAGGACGACCGGTATCGGCTGAGCGGCAACATCAACCAGTTTAAGGGCAAGCAGCGCCTGAGTGTGGTGGCGCAGAGCAACAACGTGAACGAGCAGAACTTCGGGACCGAAGATTTGCTAGGCGTGGTAGGCTCTTCGGGCGGAAGTGGGGGCGGCGGCCGTGGTGGGCGCGGCGGTGGGGGAAACCCCGGCGGCGGCAACCAGGGCGGCGGTGGCGGCAACAACGCCGGCAACTTCCTGGTGAACCAGCAGGGCGGTATCAGCAAAACGCATGCGCTGGGCCTGAACTACTCTGATACCTGGGGCACCAAAACCGACGTACAGGGCAGCTACTTTTTCAACCTCAGCGACAACACGGCCCGCACCAGTCTGCTGCGCCGCTACGTGGCCCCGCAAGGCTCCACCGACGATTTGCGCTACAACGAAAACTCGCTCAACACCAGCCGCAACATCAACAACCGCTTTACTATGCGGCTGGAGCACAAGTTCGACTCGGCCAACTCGCTGATCTGGCGGCCGGCGCTGTCGGTGCAGCGCAACACCGGCAACAGCGGGCTCGATGGCCGCACGTTTCTGGCTTCCGGCGACGCGGCCAACGAAACCCAGGGCAGCAACACCAGTGACTACCGCTCGGCCCTGACAGGCATTACGGCCAGCAACCAGCTACAATTCCGGCACCGGTTTGCCAAGCGCGGCCGCACGGTATCGGTGGGGTTGAATACTACCTACAACGATAAAGAAGGCGACAACAACCTGCTGTCGTCTACCTCGGCGGTGGGTGGCCGCACCACGCTGCTCAATCAGTTTTCGGAGCTGACGCAGCAAGGTTGGGCCTGGACCGGCAACCTCAACTACACCGAGCCGCTGGGCCAGTTCAGCCAGCTGCAGGGCGAGTACCGCATTTCGTACACGCCCAACCAGTCGGACAAACGCACCTACGACTTTGCGCCGGGCGAGCAGGCCTACTCGCTGCTGAATGATACGCTGAGCAGCGTGTTTGAGAGCCGCTACCTGACCAATGCCGGCGAGCTGACCTACCGTTACCAGAACAAGGAATTCCAATGGACGGTGGGCGCGGCCGTGCAGAACGCGCAGCTCCGCTCCGACCAGGAGTTTCCGCGCGCCACGCTCACGGAACGCTCGTTTCTGAACTTCCTGCCCAATGCCACGGTCCGCTACAACTTCTCGAAGCAGCAGAACCTGCGCCTGAACTACCGCACCAACACCAGCGCCCCCAGCATCAGCCAGCTACAGGAAGTGGTGAACAACGCCAACCCGCTGCAGCTGACCACCGGCAACCCCGACCTGCGCCAGGAGTACCGCCACAACCTGTTCCTGCGCTACTCGTCGGCGGTGCCGGAGAAATCCACCTCATTTTTTGCCCTGATTGGCGGTTCGTACACCAACAACTACATCACCAACAGCACTATTTATGCTGGTACCGAGCCGCTGACGGTGGGTGGCGTGACCATTCCGGTGGGCGGCCAGCTTACGCGGCCCGTCAACTTGGACCAGCAGTATACGCTACGTTCCTTCCTCAACTACAGCATGCCGCTGGGCTTCATCAAGTCCAACCTCAACCTGAATGCCAACGCCAACTTCGCGCAGACGCCTGGGCTGGTATTCGAGGAGTTGAACTACAGCCGCACTCCTAGTTTCGGGCTGGGCGTGGGCCTGAGCAGCAACATCAGCCCGGAGCTGGACTTCACGCTGTCCTCGAATTCCAACCAGAACTATGTGCGCAACACGCTGCCCGGCCAGGTAGACCGCCAGTATTTCCGGCAGAACACCAGTCTGCGCTTTTCCTGGATCATCGTGAAGGGCGTAACCCTGCAGTCTGATGTGAACCACCAGCTTTACACAGGCCTTTCGGCGGGTTATAACCAGAATTTCGTGCTCTGGAATGCCTCGCTGGGCAAGAAAATATTCGCCAAGCAGCAAGGCGAAATCAAGATTTACGCCTTCGATTTGCTGGGCCAAAACAACAGCATTCAGGTAAACAACACGGCCGCTTACACCGAGGATGTACAGAGCAACATTCTGCAGCGCTACCTGATGCTCATGTTCACCTACAACATCCGGAGCTATGCCGGCAACGGCAGCAGCAACGACGCCCTGCCTAGCGAAGCACCTGCTGAACGGCGCAACCGAGGCGGCTTCGGGCAGCCCGGTAGCCCACCACCCGGTGGTGGCGGGGGCATTGGCCCTCCCGGCGGCGGTATGTAG
- a CDS encoding glycosyltransferase family 9 protein, which produces MPAPASQAILLIQTAFIGDVILATALLEQLHRTEPDTPVDFLVRKGNEGLLQGHPHVRNVLVWDKKKDKYRGLWRLLQQIRKTRYDRVITLQRFASTGFLTAFSEARERVGFDKNPFSRWFTQVVPHIIGPGVHEVSRNLHLLGSNSGSTITPPRLYPSAADEAAVAAYAAAAPYLCIAPTSVWFTKQFPPEQWLKLLAALPAHYTVYLLGGPPDVAACDALAQTAGRPGLVNLAGKLSLLASAALMRGAVLNYVNDSAPMHLCSAVGAPTCAVYCSTVPYFGFGPLSPFSRVVEIKGDLECRPCGLHGYAKCPLGHFLCAYGIETQQLLAVLAEAESGTR; this is translated from the coding sequence ATGCCCGCCCCTGCCAGCCAAGCCATCCTGCTGATCCAAACAGCATTTATTGGCGACGTTATTCTGGCAACGGCGCTGTTGGAGCAACTGCACCGCACCGAGCCGGACACGCCCGTTGATTTTCTGGTGCGCAAAGGCAATGAAGGGCTCCTTCAGGGCCACCCACACGTGCGCAACGTGCTGGTCTGGGACAAGAAGAAAGACAAATACCGCGGCCTGTGGCGCCTGCTCCAGCAGATCCGAAAAACTCGCTACGACCGGGTTATTACGCTGCAGCGCTTTGCCTCCACAGGCTTTCTGACGGCTTTTTCTGAGGCGCGGGAGCGGGTTGGGTTTGATAAGAACCCGTTTTCCCGGTGGTTTACGCAGGTGGTGCCGCATATTATCGGGCCGGGCGTGCATGAGGTGTCGCGCAACCTGCACCTGCTAGGGTCAAATTCTGGCAGCACTATCACGCCGCCCCGCCTCTACCCTTCCGCCGCTGATGAAGCGGCTGTGGCAGCCTACGCGGCAGCCGCACCCTACCTGTGCATTGCGCCTACCTCAGTCTGGTTTACCAAGCAGTTTCCGCCGGAGCAGTGGTTGAAGCTGTTGGCAGCGCTGCCAGCGCACTACACCGTGTACCTGCTGGGCGGTCCGCCCGATGTGGCAGCTTGTGACGCATTGGCGCAGACCGCCGGCCGGCCGGGTCTGGTGAACCTAGCCGGGAAACTTTCGCTGCTGGCCTCGGCGGCTCTTATGCGCGGGGCGGTGCTCAACTATGTCAACGACTCAGCGCCTATGCACCTGTGCTCAGCTGTGGGCGCGCCCACCTGCGCGGTGTACTGCTCCACAGTGCCCTACTTCGGGTTTGGGCCGCTGAGCCCCTTTTCGAGAGTAGTTGAAATAAAGGGCGACTTGGAATGCCGTCCCTGTGGCCTACACGGGTACGCTAAGTGCCCCCTGGGTCATTTCCTGTGCGCCTACGGCATCGAAACCCAGCAGCTGCTGGCCGTGCTGGCTGAGGCCGAATCGGGGACAAGGTAG